The Streptococcus viridans genome includes a window with the following:
- a CDS encoding cation-translocating P-type ATPase encodes MEMNELKGLTYEEVRKKIQRGQTNEFKANTSTSTWQIIKRNVFTLFNALNFVIALALVAVQAWSNLVFFAVICFNALSGIATELRAKRMIDKLNLMSKELVTVIRAGEEETIDPEEIVLGDLIKLSAGDQIPSDALVQKGVAEANEAMLTGESDLVLKEEGDELLSGSFLASGQVYARVKRVGANNYANKLMVEAKTLKPINSRILYNLAKISSFTGKIIIPFGIALFCEAFLIKLLPMKDSVITSSTALLGMLPKGIALLTVTSLLTAVIKLGMRKVLVQEMYSVETLARVDTLCLDKTGTITQGKMTVKGIHSLSEHFSEETIEVILAAYMQNSEDNNPTAQAIRKAYGELEHAYTAESIIPFSSDRKWGAMTLTNLGTIYLGAPEMLLKENPPAVLEAQAHGSRVLILARSVEAIDMHDLTLPSDVEAIAVIEILDPIREGAAETLDYLRSQDVDLKIISGDNPVTVSYIAKEAGFESYESYIDCSKIEDDELVDLAESTAIFGRVSPHQKKLLIQTLKAAGRTTAMTGDGVNDILALREADCSIVMAEGDPATRQIANLVLLNSDFNDVPEILFEGRRVVNNIGRIAPIFFIKTIYSFILAIICIASALFFDVNYLLIFPFIPIQITLIDQFVEGFPPFVLTFERNIKPVEKHFLKRSLHLALPNALMVVFSVLFVRLWGAHHGWSSLDMSTLSYYLLGSIGFLSVIRACLPLNIWRGLLIIFSVCGFYLSAFYLKGLIEIGTLTAVTFPVYLALMSLFTGIFILATIYQKYEFD; translated from the coding sequence ATGGAAATGAATGAATTAAAGGGATTAACCTATGAAGAGGTCCGCAAAAAAATACAGCGTGGCCAAACCAACGAATTTAAAGCGAATACCAGTACCAGTACCTGGCAAATCATCAAGCGCAATGTCTTCACCTTGTTTAATGCTTTGAACTTTGTGATTGCCCTCGCTTTGGTTGCGGTACAAGCCTGGAGCAACCTGGTCTTTTTTGCAGTCATCTGCTTTAATGCCTTATCCGGAATCGCCACAGAGCTCCGCGCCAAACGGATGATTGATAAATTGAATTTGATGAGTAAGGAGCTCGTCACTGTCATCCGAGCTGGGGAAGAAGAAACCATTGATCCAGAGGAAATCGTCCTTGGCGACCTGATTAAGCTATCTGCTGGAGACCAAATTCCGAGTGATGCCCTCGTTCAAAAGGGAGTTGCTGAAGCCAACGAAGCCATGCTGACGGGAGAAAGTGACTTGGTTCTCAAGGAAGAGGGAGACGAACTTCTATCCGGTAGCTTCTTAGCGAGTGGCCAGGTCTACGCCCGTGTCAAACGTGTGGGGGCCAATAACTATGCCAATAAATTAATGGTAGAAGCGAAAACTCTCAAACCCATCAACTCCCGCATTCTCTATAATCTGGCTAAAATCTCTAGTTTTACTGGAAAGATTATTATCCCATTTGGAATTGCCCTCTTTTGTGAAGCCTTTTTAATCAAACTGCTTCCAATGAAAGATTCTGTGATTACCTCTTCCACTGCCCTCCTGGGCATGTTGCCAAAAGGAATTGCCCTTCTGACAGTAACCTCTCTCCTGACAGCTGTAATTAAGTTAGGGATGCGCAAGGTCTTGGTCCAAGAGATGTACTCTGTAGAAACCTTGGCTCGTGTCGATACTCTTTGTTTGGATAAGACAGGAACCATCACCCAAGGAAAAATGACCGTCAAAGGCATTCACTCCCTGTCTGAACACTTTTCTGAAGAAACTATCGAAGTTATTCTCGCTGCCTATATGCAAAATTCTGAGGATAACAACCCAACTGCCCAAGCTATCCGCAAAGCATATGGCGAGTTAGAACACGCTTATACAGCCGAATCAATCATTCCATTTTCAAGTGATCGAAAATGGGGGGCCATGACCCTGACCAACTTGGGAACCATTTATTTAGGGGCCCCAGAAATGCTCCTCAAAGAAAATCCTCCAGCGGTATTGGAAGCCCAAGCCCATGGATCTCGGGTCTTGATTCTGGCTCGCAGTGTGGAAGCCATCGATATGCATGATTTGACTTTGCCAAGTGATGTAGAAGCGATCGCTGTCATTGAAATCCTCGATCCAATCCGCGAAGGGGCTGCCGAAACCTTGGATTATCTTCGCTCGCAAGATGTGGATCTCAAAATTATCTCTGGTGATAATCCAGTCACTGTTTCTTACATTGCTAAGGAAGCTGGATTTGAAAGCTATGAAAGTTATATTGACTGTTCTAAGATTGAGGACGATGAGTTGGTGGACCTAGCAGAAAGCACAGCTATTTTTGGACGGGTTTCTCCTCATCAAAAGAAACTCTTGATTCAAACCCTCAAGGCTGCTGGTCGAACCACTGCCATGACAGGAGACGGAGTCAATGATATCCTTGCCTTACGAGAAGCTGACTGCTCCATCGTGATGGCTGAAGGAGATCCTGCAACCCGTCAAATTGCCAACCTCGTCTTGTTAAACTCTGACTTCAATGATGTTCCAGAAATTCTCTTTGAAGGACGTCGGGTGGTCAACAATATTGGTCGTATCGCTCCAATCTTCTTTATCAAGACCATTTACTCCTTCATTCTAGCCATTATCTGTATCGCAAGTGCTCTCTTCTTTGATGTCAACTACTTGTTGATTTTCCCATTTATTCCAATTCAGATTACTCTCATTGACCAGTTTGTCGAAGGCTTCCCTCCATTTGTCTTAACCTTTGAACGAAACATTAAGCCAGTGGAAAAACACTTCCTCAAACGCTCCTTGCATCTGGCCTTACCAAATGCCTTGATGGTTGTCTTTAGCGTCTTATTTGTTCGTTTATGGGGAGCTCATCATGGCTGGTCTAGCCTGGACATGTCTACCCTTTCCTACTACTTGTTAGGATCTATTGGTTTCTTGTCCGTCATTCGGGCTTGTTTGCCACTCAATATCTGGAGAGGTCTCTTAATCATCTTCTCTGTTTGTGGTTTCTACCTTTCTGCCTTTTACTTGAAAGGTCTGATTGAAATCGGAACATTGACAGCTGTGACCTTCCCAGTCTACCTTGCCTTGATGTCCCTCTTTACAGGGATCTTCATCTTGGCTACGATTTATCAAAAATATGAATTTGATTAA
- a CDS encoding lysophospholipid acyltransferase family protein — translation MFYTYLRGLVTFILWVLNGNAHYHHKKLIPSQEENYILVAPHRTWWDPVYMAFATKPKQFIFMAKKELFTNRIFGWWIRMCGAFPIDRENPGAAAIKYPVNMLKKSKRSLIMFPSGSRHSQDVKGGVAVIAKMAKVRIMPVTYTGPMTLKGLATCERVDMNFGHPIDISDIAKMNDEGVEEVARRIQAEFDRLDAESQALRNDRKPFILIRLLKFLLLPFVLVVVLLTLLFSYIASFVWDPDKHRKD, via the coding sequence ATGTTTTATACCTATTTACGTGGCTTAGTGACCTTTATTTTATGGGTTCTGAATGGAAATGCTCATTATCATCATAAGAAACTGATTCCGAGTCAAGAAGAAAATTACATTCTCGTAGCTCCACATCGAACTTGGTGGGATCCTGTCTACATGGCCTTTGCGACCAAGCCCAAGCAATTTATCTTTATGGCTAAGAAAGAACTCTTTACCAATCGGATTTTTGGCTGGTGGATTCGCATGTGCGGGGCTTTCCCAATTGACCGTGAAAATCCAGGTGCCGCTGCGATTAAATACCCAGTGAATATGCTCAAAAAAAGCAAGCGTTCCTTGATTATGTTTCCAAGTGGAAGCCGCCATTCTCAGGATGTTAAGGGTGGTGTTGCTGTGATTGCTAAGATGGCTAAGGTACGCATTATGCCTGTTACTTATACGGGTCCAATGACCCTGAAAGGCTTAGCTACTTGTGAACGGGTTGACATGAACTTTGGGCATCCCATTGATATTTCTGATATTGCAAAGATGAACGATGAGGGCGTGGAAGAAGTTGCAAGACGTATCCAGGCTGAGTTTGATCGCTTAGATGCGGAATCTCAGGCACTCCGCAATGACCGGAAACCTTTTATCCTCATCCGTTTGTTGAAGTTTTTACTCCTGCCATTTGTCTTGGTGGTCGTTCTACTGACCCTCTTGTTTAGTTATATCGCAAGTTTCGTTTGGGATCCAGACAAGCATCGGAAGGACTAA
- a CDS encoding helix-hairpin-helix domain-containing protein has translation METWIEKIKEYKLFLGLAAVGLVIGGLFLFWPKQPPQAPETVISQLEMVDQETSPKEDTSLSSSSQQRSEEKMEPSQEKIMVDVKGAVRQAGVYELPVGSRVYDAVQKAGGMTDEANSQSVNLAQKLEDESIVYVAKNGEEIAPVASASAGTTSGEKQSKDGKVNLNTATEAELQTISGIGQKRAQDIIAYREEKGKFQSVDELKNVSGIGQKTLEKLKEHVTVD, from the coding sequence ATGGAGACGTGGATTGAGAAGATCAAGGAATATAAACTATTTTTAGGCTTGGCTGCTGTGGGCTTGGTAATTGGAGGACTATTTCTCTTTTGGCCTAAGCAGCCCCCACAAGCACCGGAAACTGTCATTTCCCAGTTAGAAATGGTGGATCAGGAGACGTCTCCTAAGGAAGACACAAGCCTCTCTTCCAGCTCTCAGCAGAGGAGTGAGGAAAAGATGGAGCCCTCTCAAGAAAAAATCATGGTGGATGTGAAGGGAGCTGTCAGACAAGCGGGGGTTTATGAGCTTCCAGTGGGGAGCCGGGTCTATGACGCAGTGCAAAAAGCAGGAGGGATGACAGACGAAGCTAACAGCCAATCCGTCAACTTGGCGCAAAAATTGGAGGATGAGTCCATCGTCTATGTTGCTAAGAATGGAGAGGAGATAGCGCCTGTTGCATCCGCATCTGCTGGAACGACAAGTGGCGAAAAGCAGTCAAAAGATGGGAAAGTCAATCTCAATACGGCAACAGAAGCAGAACTACAGACGATTTCTGGGATAGGTCAAAAGCGAGCCCAGGATATCATTGCTTATCGAGAGGAAAAAGGAAAATTTCAATCTGTTGATGAATTGAAAAATGTTTCTGGGATCGGCCAAAAGACGCTAGAAAAGTTAAAAGAGCATGTTACAGTGGATTAG
- a CDS encoding DNA internalization-related competence protein ComEC/Rec2 gives MLQWIRSLHIHLFHLTLPVLALYYWMYTGHWLALIFLLAFLILFRRRYGDKRFLCLIGFLSLFALCFAFRIEQGRRESSDHRVPRVIQLLPDTIKVNGDALSFRAKSGDRTFQVFYQLQSEEEQAYFKHLDHGLELRIKGELETPTKQRNFMGFDYQAYLKTQGIHHLLKISHILEKKVAEPSDVIGILSSWRRKALVWVHQHFPQPMSHYMTGLLFGFLDVEFEEMSQLYSNLGIIHLFALSGMQVAFFLDAFRRFFLRLGLEQEKVAILLYPFSLLYAGMTGFSVSVVRSLLQKLLAQAGLKGMENMGVTLLLLIVLLPSSVLTAGGLLSCAYAFILTLTSSEEEKSGIQKVVKESLVLTLGVLPFLIFFFGEYQPWSLPLTFIFSLLFDLLLLPGLSVVFLLSFFYPLTFWNPFFVWMEKSMEYLARFTSKSLVFGQPSIYFFILLLCLLACLYEMRKVKKWRYLFLLLICSIFALVKHPLENEITIIDIGQGDSILLRDWRGKTILIDTGGKVDFGQKEGWKKRRSTSNAERTLIPYLKSRGIDRIDHMILTHTDTDHMGDLEVLAAKVSIQEINISKGSLKKGTFVRLLKRLNLPVKTLEAGDQLTIFDGSAEVLYPVEVGDGSNNDSLVLYGRFYGWTFLFTGDLEEEGEKTLLARYPQLRVDVLKAGHHGSKGSSHPAFLKQIQAKIALISAGEKNRYQHPHRETLERFKELQMTVFRTDQQGAIRFRGWNQWKIETVR, from the coding sequence ATGTTACAGTGGATTAGAAGTCTCCATATTCATTTATTTCATCTCACCCTGCCAGTCTTAGCTCTCTATTATTGGATGTACACGGGACACTGGCTCGCTCTAATCTTCCTTCTGGCTTTCCTCATCTTGTTTAGGAGACGCTACGGGGACAAACGATTTTTGTGCCTCATAGGGTTTCTTTCCCTCTTTGCCCTTTGTTTTGCTTTCCGGATCGAACAAGGAAGACGAGAGTCAAGCGATCATAGGGTCCCAAGGGTTATTCAGCTTTTACCGGATACCATCAAGGTGAATGGAGATGCTTTATCTTTTCGTGCGAAGTCGGGTGACCGTACTTTTCAGGTTTTCTACCAGCTTCAGTCAGAAGAAGAACAAGCTTATTTTAAACACCTGGATCATGGGCTAGAATTACGGATCAAAGGGGAATTAGAAACACCGACCAAACAGCGTAATTTTATGGGCTTTGATTACCAGGCTTATCTGAAGACACAAGGGATCCATCATCTTTTGAAAATTAGCCACATCCTTGAAAAGAAAGTAGCTGAGCCTAGCGATGTGATAGGAATTCTTTCTAGTTGGAGGCGGAAGGCCCTTGTATGGGTCCATCAGCATTTCCCCCAGCCCATGAGTCACTATATGACGGGCTTGCTTTTTGGTTTTTTAGATGTCGAGTTTGAGGAAATGAGCCAGCTGTATTCGAACTTGGGAATTATCCATCTGTTTGCCTTGTCAGGCATGCAGGTTGCCTTTTTCTTAGATGCCTTTCGACGATTCTTTCTCCGCCTGGGATTGGAACAGGAGAAGGTTGCAATCCTCCTCTATCCGTTTTCCCTTCTTTATGCTGGGATGACGGGGTTTTCGGTTTCGGTCGTTCGAAGCCTCTTACAGAAACTCCTGGCCCAGGCTGGGCTCAAAGGAATGGAAAATATGGGTGTCACCCTTCTTTTATTGATTGTTCTCCTACCTTCCTCCGTATTAACTGCTGGAGGTCTCTTATCCTGCGCCTATGCCTTTATATTGACGCTCACCTCTTCCGAAGAGGAGAAGTCGGGAATCCAAAAAGTCGTCAAGGAAAGTCTGGTGTTAACACTAGGAGTTCTTCCTTTTTTGATATTTTTCTTTGGAGAATACCAACCCTGGTCTCTTCCTCTAACCTTTATTTTTTCTCTCTTATTTGACCTTCTGTTGTTACCAGGTCTGAGTGTCGTCTTTCTCCTCTCCTTTTTCTATCCCTTGACCTTCTGGAATCCTTTCTTCGTCTGGATGGAAAAAAGTATGGAGTATCTAGCGAGATTCACTAGCAAATCCTTGGTTTTTGGACAGCCAAGCATTTATTTTTTCATCTTGCTTTTGTGCTTGCTAGCTTGCCTTTATGAGATGCGAAAGGTTAAGAAGTGGAGATATCTTTTTCTACTCTTAATATGCTCTATATTCGCCCTTGTGAAGCATCCTTTAGAAAATGAGATTACCATCATTGATATTGGTCAAGGAGATAGTATTTTGCTACGTGATTGGCGAGGGAAAACCATCCTAATTGATACAGGAGGAAAAGTGGACTTTGGCCAAAAGGAGGGATGGAAGAAGCGGAGGTCTACTAGCAATGCAGAACGGACCTTGATTCCCTATCTCAAGAGTAGGGGGATTGACCGGATTGACCATATGATTCTCACGCATACTGACACAGATCACATGGGAGATTTGGAAGTACTTGCGGCTAAGGTTAGCATTCAGGAAATCAACATTTCCAAGGGAAGCTTAAAAAAAGGTACTTTTGTCCGTTTGCTCAAACGCTTAAACCTACCAGTAAAAACGCTGGAGGCTGGTGATCAACTGACGATCTTTGATGGGAGTGCAGAAGTTCTCTATCCGGTAGAGGTAGGAGATGGGAGTAATAACGATTCCCTTGTCCTCTATGGGAGGTTTTATGGTTGGACCTTCCTTTTTACAGGAGATTTAGAAGAAGAGGGGGAAAAGACCTTGTTAGCCCGCTATCCTCAACTGCGCGTGGATGTATTAAAAGCAGGACACCATGGTTCTAAGGGCTCTTCTCACCCAGCCTTCTTAAAGCAAATCCAAGCAAAAATTGCCTTGATATCTGCGGGAGAAAAAAATCGTTACCAGCATCCTCACCGGGAAACCTTGGAACGTTTTAAAGAGTTGCAGATGACTGTTTTTCGTACAGATCAGCAAGGAGCGATTCGTTTTAGAGGTTGGAATCAGTGGAAGATTGAAACCGTTCGATAA
- a CDS encoding DUF805 domain-containing protein, translating to MKSLQLFWMQYADFSRRSDRKEFWISQVWHLLFTSPFWIYQLVLFFSNSKSEEEVIPLTGMDVSAWFSIFFLLYLYLIFVPQQAVVVRRLRDAGLHWSLIFLFLGPILLYLLSPISIFLVLALAGLLCLACLLVLPSARLAQPDQNASPGFDLTSPVVSSPSIPSHLMDPNSFSAIPQIVSAPPTPLEKAPLEKKMESEQTQHQFREWNEVPSEHAGFTNN from the coding sequence ATGAAATCATTACAGTTGTTTTGGATGCAATATGCTGATTTTTCTAGAAGATCAGATAGAAAAGAATTTTGGATTAGCCAAGTCTGGCATTTATTGTTTACAAGTCCTTTTTGGATTTACCAATTGGTCTTATTCTTTTCAAATTCGAAATCAGAGGAAGAAGTGATTCCCTTGACCGGGATGGACGTTTCAGCTTGGTTCAGCATCTTTTTTCTCCTCTATCTCTATCTTATTTTTGTTCCCCAGCAAGCGGTAGTCGTTCGGCGATTGAGAGATGCGGGTCTTCATTGGTCGTTGATTTTCCTATTTCTAGGCCCTATCTTGCTCTACCTTTTATCTCCTATTTCAATTTTTCTAGTCTTAGCTCTTGCAGGCTTGCTTTGTTTGGCATGTCTCTTGGTCCTTCCAAGTGCTAGACTTGCACAACCGGACCAGAATGCTTCTCCAGGATTTGATTTGACGAGTCCCGTGGTCTCTTCGCCAAGTATTCCTTCCCATTTGATGGATCCCAATAGTTTTTCAGCTATTCCCCAGATTGTTTCGGCTCCACCAACTCCACTAGAGAAAGCGCCACTTGAAAAGAAAATGGAATCGGAACAGACCCAGCATCAGTTTAGAGAGTGGAATGAGGTACCTTCAGAACATGCAGGCTTTACAAACAATTAA
- the holA gene encoding DNA polymerase III subunit delta yields the protein MQALQTIKKISAENLPPILVLSGDDIGQFEWMKEQLFKKVGYDSSDLNYSYFDMKEAAYAEVELDLVSLPFFADEKIVILDHFVDVTTAKKRYLSDDELQSFEDYLAAPLETTRLIVIAEGKLDSKRRIVKLLKRDAQLLEATELKEQDLRAHFTEEIKSLGLAIDSQAFDQLLIKSGFDFSEIQKNLEFLKTYKGASSITISDIEEAIPKTLQDNLFDLIQMILKKQIDSARSLVKDLRLQGEDEIKLLAILLSQFRIYTQVKLLKQEGRTEPQIVSDLSELTGRKVNPYQVKFALRDSRGISLSYLEQAICLLIDTDFQMKSGTYEKDYLFDLALLKLANPSV from the coding sequence ATGCAGGCTTTACAAACAATTAAAAAAATCAGTGCTGAGAACCTTCCTCCAATCCTAGTTCTATCAGGAGACGACATCGGTCAGTTTGAGTGGATGAAAGAGCAACTTTTTAAGAAAGTAGGCTACGATTCATCTGATTTGAACTATTCCTATTTTGACATGAAAGAAGCAGCATATGCAGAAGTTGAGCTTGACTTAGTCAGCCTTCCATTTTTTGCGGATGAAAAAATAGTGATTTTGGATCATTTTGTCGATGTGACGACCGCAAAAAAAAGATACCTGTCAGATGATGAATTGCAGTCCTTTGAAGATTACTTAGCGGCGCCTTTAGAAACGACTCGCTTGATTGTCATTGCGGAAGGCAAACTGGATAGCAAGCGAAGGATTGTCAAGCTTTTAAAACGGGATGCCCAGTTGCTGGAGGCAACTGAATTAAAAGAGCAGGACTTGCGTGCCCATTTCACGGAAGAGATCAAGTCTCTAGGGCTAGCGATTGATTCACAAGCCTTCGACCAACTTTTGATTAAATCGGGCTTTGATTTTAGTGAGATTCAGAAAAACTTGGAGTTTCTTAAAACGTACAAAGGAGCTTCTAGCATCACCATCTCAGATATTGAGGAGGCTATTCCGAAGACACTACAGGATAATCTGTTTGATCTGATACAGATGATCCTAAAGAAACAAATTGATTCCGCCCGCAGTTTGGTTAAGGACCTTCGGTTACAAGGAGAGGATGAAATCAAGCTTCTGGCCATCTTGTTAAGTCAGTTCCGCATCTACACACAGGTCAAGCTGTTGAAGCAAGAGGGACGAACAGAACCCCAAATCGTTTCAGACCTATCAGAGTTGACCGGTCGGAAAGTGAACCCCTACCAAGTCAAATTTGCCCTAAGAGATAGTAGAGGGATATCTCTATCTTATTTGGAGCAGGCGATTTGTCTTTTGATTGATACCGACTTTCAAATGAAGTCGGGAACGTATGAGAAGGACTATCTATTTGATTTAGCTTTACTAAAGCTGGCCAACCCATCTGTGTAA
- the sodA gene encoding superoxide dismutase SodA, translating into MAIILPDLPYAYDALEPYIDAETMHLHHDKHHQTYVNNANAALEKHPEIGEDLEALLADVESIPADIRQALINNGGGHLNHALFWELMTPEQTAPSAELAAAIDETFGSFEEFQAAFTAAATTRFGSGWAWLVVNKEGKLEVTSTANQDTPISEGKKPILGLDVWEHAYYVKYRNVRPDYIKAFFSVINWNKVDELYAAAK; encoded by the coding sequence ATGGCAATTATTTTACCAGATCTTCCGTACGCATACGATGCATTGGAACCATACATTGATGCTGAAACCATGCACTTGCACCATGACAAACACCACCAAACTTACGTTAACAATGCAAATGCAGCTCTTGAAAAACACCCTGAAATCGGTGAAGACCTTGAAGCTTTGCTTGCTGACGTAGAATCTATCCCAGCTGATATCCGTCAAGCGCTTATCAACAATGGTGGTGGACACTTGAACCACGCTCTTTTCTGGGAATTGATGACTCCTGAACAGACAGCTCCTTCGGCAGAACTTGCAGCAGCAATCGATGAAACTTTTGGTTCATTCGAAGAATTCCAAGCAGCCTTCACTGCAGCAGCAACTACTCGTTTTGGTTCTGGATGGGCTTGGTTGGTTGTTAACAAAGAAGGGAAGCTTGAAGTGACTTCAACAGCAAACCAAGACACACCAATCTCAGAAGGGAAGAAACCAATCTTGGGCTTGGACGTTTGGGAACATGCCTACTACGTGAAATACCGCAACGTTCGTCCTGACTACATCAAAGCTTTCTTCTCAGTGATCAACTGGAACAAAGTAGACGAGCTTTACGCAGCAGCTAAATGA
- a CDS encoding helicase HerA-like domain-containing protein, which produces MTSITITKGAVDTPLYLKMLNRHGLIAGATGTGKTVTLKVITEKLSQQGIPVFLADIKGDLSGLAKAGQWTPKMEERYKLLGITDPFEPQAFPVRLWDVFGQAGHPVRATIEGMGSLLLARLLDLNETQTGILAIVFKLAKEQNWPLIDLKDLQSLLKEVYDHASDYSAQYGNISKQSVGAIQRSLLVLEQEGADQFFGEPALDLQDFMQLDSSGRGYINILSATRLFNSPKLYSTFLIWMLSRLFETLPEVGDLEKPKFVFFFDEAHLLFNDASKLFLEKVEQVVRLIRSKGVGIYFITQNPQDLPESVLAQLGNRVQHALRAYTPKEMKAIKVAAQSFRPNPEFDTETVLTELGTGEALVSFLNEKGQPSVVERSYILSPQSSFDLLNESERLALITSSPFHQKYAVRVDNESAYEKLTEKSAREEKEKEREAEEKTRVAEEKASQKRSPGRPRKSSIEKAKDSFISSLFRTIAREVAKLIMGSFKRK; this is translated from the coding sequence ATGACAAGTATTACGATTACAAAAGGAGCAGTGGATACGCCACTTTATCTAAAAATGCTCAACCGCCACGGTTTAATTGCAGGAGCTACTGGTACAGGGAAAACCGTAACCTTAAAAGTCATAACTGAAAAATTAAGTCAGCAAGGGATTCCGGTGTTTCTAGCAGACATCAAGGGAGATCTTTCAGGTCTTGCAAAAGCTGGACAATGGACGCCAAAGATGGAAGAGCGCTATAAGCTACTAGGTATTACAGATCCTTTTGAACCTCAAGCTTTTCCAGTTCGTTTATGGGATGTCTTTGGTCAAGCAGGCCATCCAGTCCGTGCAACGATTGAAGGAATGGGGTCTCTTTTACTAGCTCGCTTATTGGACCTCAACGAAACGCAAACAGGGATTTTGGCCATTGTCTTTAAATTGGCCAAAGAACAAAATTGGCCTTTGATTGATTTGAAGGATTTGCAGAGCCTTTTGAAGGAAGTGTATGACCATGCCTCAGATTATTCCGCTCAGTATGGAAATATCAGTAAACAATCAGTAGGGGCTATTCAACGAAGCTTGTTAGTATTAGAGCAAGAGGGGGCGGATCAATTCTTTGGAGAGCCAGCTTTGGATCTTCAAGATTTTATGCAATTGGACAGCAGTGGACGAGGCTACATCAACATTCTCTCAGCAACTCGTCTCTTTAACTCTCCTAAACTCTATTCTACCTTCCTTATCTGGATGTTATCTCGTCTGTTCGAAACCTTGCCAGAAGTTGGAGATTTAGAAAAACCAAAATTTGTCTTCTTCTTTGATGAAGCCCACCTCTTGTTTAATGATGCGAGCAAGCTTTTCCTGGAAAAAGTTGAGCAAGTCGTTCGACTCATCCGGTCTAAAGGAGTGGGGATCTACTTTATTACACAGAATCCTCAAGATCTTCCTGAATCTGTATTGGCCCAGCTTGGGAATCGTGTCCAACATGCCTTGCGTGCCTATACGCCAAAAGAAATGAAAGCTATCAAAGTTGCTGCACAAAGTTTCCGACCAAACCCAGAATTTGATACGGAAACTGTCTTGACGGAGTTAGGAACAGGGGAAGCTCTAGTTTCCTTCCTAAATGAAAAGGGGCAACCAAGTGTGGTTGAGCGCTCCTATATTTTGTCTCCACAATCCAGTTTTGATTTGTTAAACGAGAGTGAACGGTTGGCCTTGATCACCAGCTCTCCTTTCCATCAAAAATATGCTGTTCGAGTAGACAATGAATCAGCTTATGAAAAATTGACTGAAAAATCTGCTAGAGAAGAGAAGGAAAAGGAGAGGGAAGCGGAAGAAAAGACAAGAGTTGCAGAAGAGAAGGCTAGCCAAAAACGGAGTCCGGGCCGTCCACGAAAATCTAGTATAGAAAAGGCCAAAGATTCCTTCATCAGTTCCTTGTTCCGTACCATTGCGCGTGAAGTTGCTAAATTGATTATGGGATCCTTTAAGCGCAAATAA